In one Arenibacter antarcticus genomic region, the following are encoded:
- a CDS encoding TldD/PmbA family protein codes for MKRRNFVQYAGLGAGALLMPSLFMGNNIPEQALLEPGMDKITKKIMADVALNTAKSLGATYADARIGRYLNQYVFTREDKVQNVVNTESFGIGIRVIANGTWGFASTNNVSQDGIKKATEKAVAIAKANSKIQKDPVKLAPVMAYGEVSWKTPIKKDFKEVPVSEKVDLLLSSNAAAMENGANFANSALFMVNEQKYFASTDGSYIDQDIHRIWPTFGVTAVDRVAGKFKSRQALSAPMGMGYEYMDGLDSEKLEGPAGLILYRNSYDMIEDAAMAAKQAKEMLTAKSVDPGKYDLVLEPNHLGLTIHESVGHPLELDRVLGYEANYAGTSFATLDKWKSKDFQYGSDIVNLVADKTQPGSLGAVGYDDEGVKTKKWDLVRNGILTNYQAIRDQVHMIDQNESHGCCYAQSWNDVQFQRMPNVSLEPGKDKYSIHQMIKDVEKGIYIVGRGSYSIDQQRYNFQFGGTVCYEIKNGEIVGMLDDVAYQSNTQEFWNSCVKICDETDYRQFGSFFDGKGQPSQVSAVSHGSATSRFKNVNVINTGRTI; via the coding sequence ATGAAACGACGAAATTTTGTTCAATATGCGGGATTGGGTGCCGGGGCTTTATTGATGCCATCTCTTTTTATGGGAAATAATATTCCCGAGCAGGCATTGTTAGAACCTGGCATGGATAAGATCACCAAAAAAATCATGGCCGATGTGGCCTTAAACACAGCAAAGTCGCTAGGGGCCACTTATGCGGATGCCAGAATTGGCAGATACCTCAATCAGTATGTGTTTACTAGGGAAGATAAGGTACAGAATGTGGTAAATACAGAATCTTTTGGGATTGGTATCAGGGTAATCGCTAATGGGACATGGGGTTTTGCCTCTACAAATAATGTTTCCCAAGATGGTATTAAAAAAGCTACTGAAAAGGCGGTCGCCATTGCCAAAGCGAACTCCAAGATTCAGAAAGATCCAGTAAAGCTGGCCCCGGTTATGGCTTATGGAGAAGTTTCATGGAAAACACCGATTAAAAAGGATTTTAAGGAAGTTCCAGTTTCGGAAAAGGTAGATCTTTTGTTGAGTTCCAATGCAGCAGCAATGGAAAATGGAGCAAATTTCGCCAATTCTGCACTATTTATGGTCAATGAGCAGAAATATTTTGCTTCCACCGACGGTTCTTATATCGATCAAGATATTCATCGTATTTGGCCAACTTTTGGAGTAACCGCGGTAGATCGTGTAGCAGGCAAGTTTAAATCGCGACAGGCATTAAGCGCACCAATGGGTATGGGGTATGAGTATATGGACGGTTTGGATTCCGAGAAATTGGAGGGTCCAGCCGGACTTATTTTGTATAGAAATAGTTATGATATGATTGAGGATGCTGCTATGGCGGCAAAGCAAGCAAAGGAAATGCTTACTGCCAAATCTGTGGATCCTGGTAAATATGATCTAGTATTGGAGCCCAACCACTTGGGATTGACCATTCATGAATCTGTGGGACATCCATTGGAACTGGATCGGGTACTTGGTTATGAGGCCAATTACGCGGGAACCAGTTTTGCAACCTTGGATAAGTGGAAGTCAAAGGATTTTCAATACGGAAGTGATATTGTAAACTTGGTAGCAGATAAAACTCAGCCCGGCTCGTTAGGAGCAGTAGGGTATGATGATGAAGGGGTTAAGACCAAGAAATGGGATCTTGTCCGTAACGGTATCCTGACCAATTATCAGGCAATCCGGGATCAAGTGCATATGATAGATCAGAATGAATCCCATGGTTGTTGTTATGCACAGAGTTGGAACGATGTACAGTTTCAACGTATGCCCAATGTTTCTTTAGAACCAGGCAAGGATAAATATTCCATACACCAAATGATCAAAGATGTGGAGAAAGGTATCTATATCGTAGGAAGAGGTTCATATTCCATAGATCAACAACGGTATAACTTCCAATTTGGAGGCACCGTATGTTACGAGATAAAAAATGGGGAAATCGTTGGCATGTTAGATGACGTTGCTTATCAATCCAACACACAGGAGTTTTGGAATTCCTGCGTTAAAATATGTGATGAAACCGATTATCGCCAATTTGGATCATTTTTCGATGGGAAGGGGCAGCCCTCCCAAGTCAGTGCGGTATCACATGGGAGTGCTACTTCCAGATTTAAAAACGTTAACGTAATCAATACCGGTAGGACTATCTAA